The Festucalex cinctus isolate MCC-2025b chromosome 6, RoL_Fcin_1.0, whole genome shotgun sequence genomic sequence TGAACCATCATCATTCCAGAGGGAAATGGGGTTGGAAAAGATgttaagaacattaaaaaaaaaagaaaaaaaaaagagtgcaacTATTCTGTTTAACTGTGGAAGAGTATTTCCATTATTTGTCCACAACAGTATTGAAGTCTCGATCAACAGGAAAGTGTTGTGTGGTGAGTTCAGATTTTACAAAGAAGTGTAAACACATTATTAGCTAGGATGAGGGCTTGCCATATTTGGTCAAGTCAGTTTAATGATCATGAGGCTTATGACGGCCCAACAAAATACGAGTGACTTTTTATTAGTAGTGTACATCTGCCCGTCTCCAGCATTGAGTACAGTATGAGATTAATGTTGCTAACACatgcaaatgaaaaataaacccACTACATACGATCTACTCTTCAAAAGAGCCAAatcaaagcaaacatttcatCTTCAGTACCCAGAGAGTGTGGAGATTGTCGGGTACAATTTGCGTTGAGTCATGCATTTCTCTCTTTCGATGAACAGCGAGTTGGCTTTACACATAATGTCCTTCTCGAGTGCCATGCGGGTGCCCTCCAGGTGGGCCAGGGAGCTGCGGGAATCGCTCAGTTGCTGTTTCAGAGAGGTCAGGGTGGCGTCAATCTCCCTCACCTCTCCTTCCAAGCTGCACTCGGGCAGGAAAGCGGAAATGTGAGACAGCGGATACAAGTTGTGTGCACGTGAGCGTGTGCGAGGGTATACCTGATTTGGGGTTCATCCCTGCAGAGCTCCATGTTGGGTCTGTGAAAGCGGCGGTACAGCCGGGACTCAGCCACTCTCTGTGGGGCATCCTTGTCATCGATGGCTTTCTGCAGAGCCACTATATTCCTCTCCTGAGCTCCAATTTGCTCCAGGGTCTGCATGTGCATGcaacacacatccaaaattcagtggcgggtcatgctttttgTAGCCAAGTGACTTAATTGTCTTAATCTGCGCCTTGAATTCATTTTCAGCTCCGGTTCAGATTAGTGTGCACGATTTTTCTCTCCAGAACTGAGacactttttaactcattcactcccagccatttaactgaagcaacccccggattaccggattttgacagattttgcaaagcccacggaatattgtgttctattgctataaaaacaaaatggaacctaccaaaagaaagattagagtctcttatttcattaggaaaaaaacatgtttctatctgtttccatttttcagcaattagcattacaatatagctaagttgcattattattcacaagtctgtttagaattgtggggaaatcagcttgtttgcaacatgaccctggttgatctcttatactctgctaccacctgctggccatttttgtaataactaccatggcttttcaaccgttctctgcagttcaaaggctgcatcaaagccttctgtatgctctagcataaaaagtaacaaacaaaacaaaacaaaaatatatatatatatataaatatgtctttgggacacaaaaaaatatttaaaatagaacatatttatacgttttggggagcaaatgagttgatttGCCTGCTGTTTTGCTGTTCAAAGTTGCATGTTCTCCACTTTAACGGGGTTAAAATGGCTGTGAAAAGTGTAATTGATCACCCAAGCACTTAACTGTGGTGCTAAACGCGCTAGTAAATCTTtggctagcttagcatttagcatggcttctccatCCTTTTCATCATCTCTTCATGAGTATGACACTTGTCAAAAATGTAGCTTATTTGCCTCCACACAGATGATGAATGCCGATTTAGGCACAACTCCATAATATTTGTACGTGCACTAGTGGCCAGCCGTAGCGCATAGCTAGCTGATTCTGCGTAAGTATCACAGACTTTCCCTTTTTCGGAATCGTCTCTGTGATTCctcttcttctactttcttttACCAGTTGTCTCGACGTTTGAATCTCAGATTTGCTTTTCAATGTGTATTATTGAGGtgcaaaatacaatttttgacCCACAAATTACGATACGAAACCACTTATTTTGAGCCTTAACATACTGGAAACAGTGCAGCCAAGAGGAGCACTTGAAATGAAGTGAGGAAACTATtggtaacaaaaaatattacaatacaatttcatggaacaaatattacaatttaaatGGATGTCAGTGCTTCTGTTAGGTGTTGACACCAGCAGAGAAGTCCTAGCCGGCCAGCTTCTACTGCCAAAACgtctcagtgtgtgtgtgcgcgtgcgtgttgaCCTGCTTGAACTGCAACTCTAGCTGGATCTTGGCATCCATCTGTTCAGCACAGCGCTGGAGGAAGGCATGGTCCACATTGGAGCATTGGATTCTCAGGTCCTTAGTGGTGTCAAGTAGCAGCTGCTGCACCAGCTCACTGAAACATAACATATAGACACAACAGTTAGTGCCCCAGTGATGCTGTTTGTTGCGGCCCAAACAGTCTGATTCAAACAATGCTCCAGCCTGAGTTCCTTCGAGGCCTGTTCCTCCCGGTAGGCCCTGTAGAGGTTGTCTTGTGTGAATTTAATCCATGAAGGGACGTCAGACATCCTGTAAGACCAAAGGAACATGAATGGCTATGATcacttctggttaatgtttaatTCTATGTACTGTATTACTCACTGCTGCTGCATAGCAGCTGAAATGGTGTAGTGCTGCGTATCTGTACTTTTGTTGTTGAATCTTCCACATTGAAGGTCCAAGGCGTAGGCCTCGTACTTATCTGACCAGTCAAACTCCAAAGCCTTCTTGGTATCTCTGTTCAACCTGATTCACAAATATTTCCATCCAATGGAACCATCAAATGAGCCTTGTTACTTTGtcttgtattttatgttttactgccacacgttataaaaaaaaacaacaaaaaaaaaaaaaaaaaaaaaaaacaaacaaacccaatgccagcagatttggagcattttaactcatttttttaagcaaacagaatattgtgttcttttgctacatatacaacatgggtaccacatgaaatatcacattccattctttcattagaaaaaagtatgtttctaccatattccattctttagtaatcaccatttgaaaataggtaatttgagtgacattgagcgaaaattgaaaagcaaaaacaaattttctccacaacagtgacattaatactaatattttttgtttagttgacgctccgtcaaattaggttcaaTGCTATAgagactttgatcattcacgtcagccttgaaaacgttcaatttcatcagattgtgtcacgtttcattgtaatttgcagctcgttagggcccaagcagctaccgctgccatctgctggccatagttagtagttgtcatcacttaacgtttatggcggcatactttgtgattttactaaacgttattaaacgtttttggcggtcaaagagcaGTGAATCCACATATCCACATTCTCTCGTGCTTGTCCTTATTAGGGTCACTGCATGCTGGTGCCTATTTCAGCCAATATTGGGCCAGAAGTAGGGGACAACCCTACAACCATGGACTGGTTAGCAGCTAGCTAGTACCACCGACTACCGCACATAAAAacaatcattcaaatttggacTCTGTTGATGATTTAcagttttgttctgttttttttcgaGATGCAACTGCAAGCAAAGAGGTGACAAAAGCGGACAAACCCACTGCCTTGGTCTATACAGGAGCCTTTGGGAGATGGTTAGCTTACAAGCTAACTCGACAATTAGTGCCTCTCGTCGTGGAGCTTTCCATGTTGACCGGGTGGATACATTCTAGACACCGGAGGTTTTTTGCGGGTACATTTTCAGAGTTTAAACATGAAGGGCTGTGTGGTTATAAGAAGGATTTTAGACGTAATGATATGATTGACAGTTGTGAGTTTAGCAGGGGGTGTTTTCATCTGATTTGGCAATTAGCAAACACACCCATAGAATTTTAGAGCACAGAACAGATTGATTTTTCGTTTATAAGACTCATTTTACATACTTATAATGATCTTTTTAAGCATTCAATTCTCAGGGTTGTATACAACTCTTGTCTGCTGTGTCAAATTTACAAATTTATTGTCTTGGGATTGCACAGaggtggcacggtggatgactgattagcacgtctgcctcccagttctgaggactccggttcgagtccaggctccggccttcctgggtggagtttgcatgttctccccgtgcccgcgtgggtcttctccgggtactccggtctcctcccacattccaaagacatgcatggcaggttaattgggcgctccaaattgtccctaggtgtgcttgtgagtgtggttggttgttcgtctctgtgtgccctgcgattagctggcaaccagtccagggtgtccccgcctactgtccaaagccagctgagatgggctcctgcaccccccgcgacccttgtgaggaataagcggtcaagtggATGGATTGCACAGAAAACATTGGAACACAAATGTTCTGAGACTGTGAGTGTAACCCAGCTGTCTTCCTATTGGTTATACAAGGACTCGAATAGTAGCACAAATTTGATAAGGTATGGCCACAGGAATTGACGAGATGTACACATCTCTGCCATGGTGTCTAGATGTATGTGTTCTGGCTAGCTACGACTATAGCTACTCAACTCTCTAGTGGAGATGGCGGTCATTGTTTTGATCCCATGGCAGGTGCTAgtgggatttttgttttgtttgtttttaattttatgtatttatttgtattattctgGGAGACAAGTTTAGGCCCAGAGTATTGAATCATTAGttgaataaatgttaaaaaataaaactaggcaaaaataaagttgtctgatcattattattagggatgttcgataccactttttttcagaccgataccgatactcagaccctcagtactcaccgataccgataccaactgccgataccagtagtacattttgacaaataaaaaaaatcactaaaagatatttttaaacaaatatatttcctttaattttgacaaaaaaaacaacaaaaaaacagcacagtcactcttcaatagtcttaacgttcaaaataaaatacaaaaatgctcttttaagtttatgattcacaattttgaagtatttccaaaccggtgaagttttggtgaaaaactgctgcaagctagcgccagttacaggcaaggaggactcacttaacgtcttccccctctgccatcggtcgcttgtactcgtctgcgtcatgagtactcgagtacttggaaaaaggctggtatcggcccgataccgatacctggtattggtactcgcccatccctaatttttataGTCTAGTCTGAGTTCAGACGATTTCCTTATGGTGTGTCTGTCTGGCAATGACTGTTGCGGTTCTTCCACTAAGGTCTGGGACAGGTTCAAATATCGTCTTGAAGAAGAGAAATACTGTAGCACCTCAAAAAGTGATTGCATAGAATCGTTTCCGTGTATGAAGCCTTTCTCAAAGTGGGTGGTGCCAAACCATTTTCCCTATTATTGTATGGTAACAGTGAAGAAAATGTGATACTCACATAATCTGAGTAGCAACCTGTTCTATGGTTCTCTTCAGAAGGGCCTGGACATTCCTGATCAACTCCACTtcctatttgaacacaaacgtgACACACAAACCATTTGTGCTGGCATGTCGACTTAATCTGCCCAGGGCCTTCACGATTAGTCGTGTTGATCAATGTTAATTTCAACTATATTAGCAATAGGACTGTTTCTTTAAccaatactagggatgtaacgatatcccaacatcatgatacaatattatgacgatatgaagatcacgatacgataattatcatgatattgtgggagtattgccgatacaaaaaaaggtcataaggtcatagtattgtaaaaaaaaaaaaaaaaaaaatgcacacattgagttcctccacatattgagtcGGTTctcaagcatattacgttcccttttatctgaccattagcgtggattttaaacataaaagggccaaaacatgccttgtgaaaattaggctgcactaaaaaaaaaaaaaaaaaaaaaaaaaaaagccaccagagggtgctagaactgcacaaatggaaatcaacctgacttttttaatagatgtgctgcttttaatattgtgacatgacgacgacgatatattatggcagttttaatatcgcaatttcacaatattgccattattgttacatccctaaccaATCCAATCTCAAATTTGCCACTGAGGGTCAGCTAACTTGTCCGCAAAAACATCAGCATTTTCCCATCCTCTGATTGGTAGAACAGGGCAGACCAAGGCAAGTCAAGAGAATATTACATGTTTCAAATTATTATACAAAGCATGTTTTTCTCAGATTTTTATCGTCTTGCAAATAGCCTTTAGCAGAATTTTCAAGTCATCAACTGTTTGAGAATAATTggactttttttaaaacaaacctcACAATAAtacaaacttttctttttaatataaaaacattgttCCAAAGTAATATGTAATGTTTCAATACATTTTGGATGTTGTAAAGAACTGAAATATAGCATTTGTTGAATTTGCAGGATTTAGGAGGTTCCTAAAATCAAAAGCTACTGTACTTTTTAGGATATCGGCCCGATATCAGAACGCATAATAGCGCATAATAAGCGCATATCGTGCATACCTTGCACAGCTCCTCCTCCACACAGTCTCGGACCAAGTCTTGTCCCAACCGTCGGCTCCTGCACGTCAGGTTATCGACGGCGATGGCATAGGGAGTCTCGGTGGCGTCCAGCGCCTTCTCCAGCCTCACCTTGAGCCCCTGCAGAGCCGTCGTGTCGGACAGCAGCCGGCTGATGTGCTCCTGCAGCTCCGACTTCCACAGGTGGATGTCCTGCAGCCTCTCTCCCAGCAGGCGGGTCCCGTCCGTCTGGGTCTGCACAGTGGTGGCCTCGGTGTCCTTGCGCATGACCCCGGACTCCTCCTGGATGGTATGGGCCGTGTTCTGGTCGGAGGCGGCCTGCTGGAGGAGGCTGCCGTAGCCGGAGAACCACTCGCCCGGGGTGTATTTAGCGGAGCGGAAGCCCGCGGTTGCTAAGCCCGTGGAAACTAAGCCCGCGGACGACTCGAAAGCGGAACCTTGCTCCTGCAGGAGCCCCGCTCCGCCGTCATAGTGTGGTTTTGACACCAACACCTCCGTGCCCATTTTCTTACaacgactaaaaaaaaaacaatacaaatagaGTAAAATCAGCAGTGAGCAGCAACATAAACGACACAAGGAAGTTAGCATATGGTTTGTTTACGGTTGCCTGGATACAAGTAACCTGAGGCGAGTGCAACCAATTAACAAAATGCATGTAGCattctaaataaatatttatttaaatgtataatagGATGTCGCTAAATCGTAATTTTCTGACCTGCACATTATTTGCGTTGTTGTGGAAGAAGCCATAACTACTGATTCACCCATGATGTCAGCTCAGttgcaaatgacaaaatgttaaaataaacaaaaaatgtgtggcgaaaaaaaaaagctgaacttCTCCTATTGGTATAACTATCCGACTACTACCTTCTCTCACTTTTCATACGAGATCGTGTAACAAGGCCCTTTTTGGGAAGTTCGCTTTTCTGCGTGTGGTCCACTCGTCTCATCTCATCCTGTCATCCAAATAGAAGCCTTTGAATCACGTCGGTCGACGATTTGGAATCGTCATGCATGCAATGTGAGGCGTTTGATGTGTATATAGCGTCCATATTTTAGAGCTTGTCCAAAACATGCCAATATCGTCGAGCGTGGTCAGTGATAGTAATTTGCCGCTAGAGGACACTCTTGAGCTACAAACACCGGCCTGGACATAGTTGCATTGGAGTCTCAATCGTTTGCTTTGCAAGGAAGGAGGCACTCTGGACGCCGTGATGTGGCCCCAAGTGAAACTATTGGGGCCCTCCTTATTTGCCAGTAATTGGGCCAACTTATTGTGGCAGTGTTACACTACAGGGTAGGACTGagattaatgtatttatatCTAAAAGTAGCAAAAACAAACCAGTAATCATACAGTTACTGTAAGGGTGATATCtggtttattatttttggtttcAGAAACAGTAACtgatgtacaaaaataaattgacaattgTCAACTCAAACGGAACAAAAcagtattaaataaaataaacaataatgttTCATACCTTATTTCATGAAGTAACTAAATAGAGAtatctggaaaaaaatacatttttttcaagttgAATAATTAGGCATCAAAACTGTTCTACTGTATACAAATGTGCAACTCTttggtattttttaaaactactttaattcaaataaatcttttttaatGGTACTTTGTTCTACCTCAACTACTTTtactattacaaaaacaaacctcAAAAGAATCCAGACTGATTTGCTGGCTGTTTATTGCTCTTGTGATCTCGCTCTGGTTGTGTGGCCTTGAGCAGGTAGTTAGCGTACACCTCAGGTTGtctcttagacttagacttgactttgttGATCCCTTTTGGGATTactcagcagcaataagaacagataataaaataaaataattacatctatcaataaatatttttattacaccagagattgaattaataataataataataataataaaataaaaaaaattcaatcaatcaataactaaggttattacaccagagattgaattaataataataataataataataataataataataataataataataataataataataataaattcaatcaatcaataaataaggttattacatcggagattgaattaaataaattaaagcacACAATATATAATACAGTACAGGGGATCTGTGGTTTACAACAAGATCCATTAATACGAACAGTAAACAAATGTGTACAGTACGGATGTCTGAAGGTGCCGTAGTCTATCACTAACCTCGTAGTAATTATaattactataaataatgtgtgGAAAAACACTTTTAGGCCATGAATATAAACATCAGATGAAAAAACTGTAGTAACTGAGCGTGCCTTCTTGTTTTGACTACCCTGTAATATTGCTGTGATGATGTTCACAAGGGTgcctagacttttttttttaatccactttATTTAGTCTTTTATAGTGAGTTAtcccaccattttattttatttttttacatcatctCAACTTCTATTCATTTGCAATAACTTGTGTAGCCTGTCTACATTATCTGCAATAAATCATTCTGTGGAAATTGACATCAAGTTAATTGTGTGCATCTGTCATCCTGTGCACCATAAAagacctaaaaatatttttgccagCTTTTAAAACTGATGACCCCGCCATGCCCTGGCCGCATTGGTGGTATGCTAGGAGCATGCACTGCGATTTCCCCTGAACTCAGCCATTCCCTGGACTCCAGCTGACCACACAGCTGCGCCTCTTGCATACTGCAAGTCAAACTGTTTCCATACCTTAAAGGTTAGCAGTAGGAACCCTGAGCAGAGGCGTAAATGTGTCCTGAATTAGTGAGGATGCCAAAAGGAGCTGGGCCTGTTGCCAGGGGAAATTGCCTTTAGTGGGCGCAGGCCAGCTGGTGCTCGGCTTTCTGCTGCTGACATGTGAGGAACACGCAAGACACGTGTGCCCAAATGTCTTCAACGACAAGCCAAGACTAACATCCACCCACGGTCAAACATGAAGCTGACTTGTGAGTGCAAGGAGGGCTGATATTTATAGATAATCCTGTCAAGTCTTCAGGGCCTTCCTGCAACCTTCAGACTGTTATGTCTATTCTTGGTGGCTTCCTTTCACTTGTCTCCACACCTCGTCGCATTTACTTGATGACTGGAAAACTATACTACCTTAGACTGTTTACCAACCCTCTTAAGAAGTATTAATTGTCAtaattttactacattttttATACTATTGATCCTGTTCCATATCACAACTTTTTGGACACTCCTGAGTTACATAATTAATTCGTCATGGCATGAATAATCCCACAGCACAGGTGTTTTGCAAATAAGGCTGCATGTTTGTTGAATGTTTTCCGGCAAgacagccagtgaagagagagagagagagaaaaagttaGGTAGGattttcactttattctcagaattcggagattaaagtcagaattctgactttaaagtgttaattgtgacaattctttaaagtgaaatttttgTGATTAGTGAAAATGTtgtgattaaagtcagaattctcactttaaagtcagaattctgagatgaaAGTTAAAATTCtcgctttaaagtcagaattctgactttcatctcagaattctgactttaaagtgagaattctttcTTCTTAAAATTCTGACTGTGTATATGCGGTTTTAACCCTGTGAAGCGCTTTCTGACCTGTCTGTGAAAGGCGGTATACAAATGAAGATTACTTACTTACTTTAAagtaagtcagaattctgagattaaagtcaaaattctcactttaaagtcagaattctgactttaatctcagaattctgattattctgactttaatctcagaattctgatttcTCAGAATTCTATGTGTTTGCGGTTTTAACTCTGTGAAGCGCTTTGTGACCTGTCTGTGAAAGGCGCTATACAAATGAAGGTTACTGATTTACTTACTTTAAAGTAagcattctgactttaaagtcagaattctgagattaaagacaGAATTAGTcaaaattctgagattaaagtgagaattctgagattagaTAGAATTAgcattctgagattaaagtcagaattctcacttcaaagtaaaaattctgagattaaagtcagagtcctgccaaactttttcttccctcttcactggccctaatccttttCCGTAATCATGAGCCCTGTCATGGCTCCTGCTGCTCGTCTGCCTCAGCTTTGCTCTTGCTAGCTTTTCCCGCTAGTCGCTCATGTAAGTCGCTCCAGCTAGTTCTTGTTCTCAGCTCCCACTCGCTCATTCACTCCAATTAATAATTGatagtaattggtggtaggcttgcaaaGTGTGGTCTGTCTTAGGCGCTTCATAATAGTTGCATTCTATTAGGTAACCACTAGATAGcactaaataatacacattgTCCCTTTAAGAAGTACAGTCCACGTTACCCTATTCATGAAACCAACCACAGCCTACCTAACAGTTACAagttgagccgtgattggttgttccctgAGCCCTCAACACGTGATGtcaattttcagtcaacagcaagtggataAACGCATTTTTgaaggtgttaattgtacatgaaacataatTGTTAGTAAATTCATagtagaaaaacatttttttgtgcattttgtaGTTTCTCAATTGGTGACTATTTGCAAATATCATGTTTTCACATTTATCAGATGCGTGTAAATGATCAAAATCagttcaacacttttttttttttaatagtccaAAAACAGATCAATTAACAAACATCATTTTGTGTTGACACTTTGTAAAAACAAGCATATT encodes the following:
- the tekt4 gene encoding tektin-4, which produces MGESVVMASSTTTQIMCSRCKKMGTEVLVSKPHYDGGAGLLQEQGSAFESSAGLVSTGLATAGFRSAKYTPGEWFSGYGSLLQQAASDQNTAHTIQEESGVMRKDTEATTVQTQTDGTRLLGERLQDIHLWKSELQEHISRLLSDTTALQGLKVRLEKALDATETPYAIAVDNLTCRSRRLGQDLVRDCVEEELCKEVELIRNVQALLKRTIEQVATQIMLNRDTKKALEFDWSDKYEAYALDLQCGRFNNKSTDTQHYTISAAMQQQMSDVPSWIKFTQDNLYRAYREEQASKELSELVQQLLLDTTKDLRIQCSNVDHAFLQRCAEQMDAKIQLELQFKQTLEQIGAQERNIVALQKAIDDKDAPQRVAESRLYRRFHRPNMELCRDEPQISLEGEVREIDATLTSLKQQLSDSRSSLAHLEGTRMALEKDIMCKANSLFIEREKCMTQRKLYPTISTLSGY